One window of the Brevibacterium limosum genome contains the following:
- a CDS encoding ABC transporter substrate-binding protein — protein MRRRQLLALSVLAPFALVACRSEADGAAGSGASGSTGGVPNFTYSPEGYDGLTIELDRPAKRIAADFYSAAGLAQYGITPVAVFGFGQNESPGKAFDSEGVEVVGTDMELDIEALAVAEPDILVAYGNEAGDGWTWWDDKVKGQVSELVPFVPVKLGGQGPDAMFAQYAAIAEALGKDTDTGDIADRRKDFDDSRTRIRSVAKKQDELTVLLANFTAEINYTSNSLGIAEMLSEDGLTLVGPDATGESSWAEVSWEKMSDYPADVVLVHDASTDYEDNPVYKRLPAVEAGQLGTWDDKRAYTYDGYAKWLNELADVLESAKKIVKS, from the coding sequence ATGCGTCGTCGTCAGCTTCTTGCCCTCTCCGTTCTCGCACCGTTCGCCCTCGTCGCCTGTCGAAGTGAGGCCGATGGCGCCGCAGGAAGCGGTGCTTCCGGCTCCACAGGCGGCGTCCCGAACTTCACATACTCGCCCGAAGGCTATGACGGGCTGACGATCGAACTCGACCGGCCTGCCAAGCGCATCGCAGCGGACTTCTATTCGGCGGCCGGGCTCGCGCAGTACGGAATCACCCCGGTCGCGGTCTTCGGCTTCGGGCAGAACGAATCCCCGGGCAAGGCCTTCGACTCCGAAGGAGTCGAGGTCGTCGGCACCGATATGGAACTCGATATCGAAGCCCTCGCGGTCGCCGAACCGGACATCCTCGTCGCCTACGGCAATGAGGCCGGCGACGGGTGGACTTGGTGGGACGATAAGGTGAAAGGCCAGGTCAGCGAGCTCGTGCCCTTCGTCCCGGTCAAACTCGGCGGGCAGGGGCCCGATGCGATGTTCGCCCAGTACGCGGCCATCGCCGAAGCGCTGGGCAAGGACACGGACACCGGCGACATCGCGGACAGACGCAAGGACTTCGACGACTCCCGCACCCGCATCCGCAGCGTGGCGAAGAAGCAGGACGAGCTGACCGTGTTGCTGGCGAACTTCACCGCGGAGATCAATTACACCTCGAACTCCCTGGGCATCGCCGAGATGCTCAGCGAGGACGGACTCACCCTCGTCGGTCCCGATGCCACGGGTGAGAGCAGCTGGGCCGAGGTCTCCTGGGAGAAGATGTCGGACTACCCGGCCGACGTGGTCCTCGTCCACGACGCCTCGACCGACTATGAGGACAACCCCGTCTACAAACGGCTGCCCGCGGTGGAGGCGGGGCAGCTGGGCACCTGGGACGACAAACGCGCCTACACCTACGACGGCTATGCGAAATGGCTGAACGAACTCGCCGACGTCCTCGAATCCGCGAAGAAGATCGTTAAGAGCTGA
- a CDS encoding D-serine ammonia-lyase encodes MSELPDELSTDEVIRSLATGRPTIWVRSNPTEAALPDLADVMDSAAARFDRFAPWFAETFPETATIPDELESAFPEARGGMIESALVPAPATQQRLDGLFGSDFVGQLWLKRDDSLPVSGSIKARGGFHEVLEFAEAVAADRGLEAHDPATYSSPQFREIAANHRIVVGSTGNLGLSIGILSARLGFAASVHMSADARAWKKDRLRDHGVDVIEHAGDFVEAVEAGRASAEAAENTHFVDDEDSVSLFAGYAVAALRLRRQFDAAGVTIDEQNPLTVYLPCGIGGGPGGVTFGLRRVFGAAVRCVFVEPSQAPAMFLGVRTGRHSDICVQDIGLTGATAADGLAVARPSRFIGPTIGPLISGFAALPDEVIRAGVGVLYETEGIDVEPSATAGLTIPWRMGDAAAASPAGVHLVWLTGGAMVPDDERAAYVDEGRGLLERIGGTASAIFVD; translated from the coding sequence ATGAGCGAACTGCCTGACGAACTCAGCACCGACGAGGTCATCCGATCTCTGGCAACGGGCCGACCGACCATATGGGTTCGGTCCAACCCCACCGAGGCGGCCCTGCCCGATCTCGCCGACGTCATGGACTCCGCGGCGGCCCGGTTCGACCGCTTCGCCCCCTGGTTCGCCGAGACCTTCCCGGAAACGGCAACGATCCCGGACGAGCTCGAATCGGCATTCCCCGAGGCCCGCGGCGGGATGATCGAATCGGCCCTGGTCCCCGCCCCCGCGACGCAGCAGCGCCTCGACGGCCTGTTCGGATCGGACTTCGTCGGACAGCTGTGGCTCAAGCGCGACGACAGCCTGCCGGTGAGCGGGTCGATCAAAGCGCGAGGCGGCTTCCACGAGGTGCTCGAATTCGCCGAGGCGGTCGCCGCCGATCGCGGCCTCGAGGCTCATGATCCCGCCACCTATTCGAGTCCGCAGTTCCGTGAGATCGCCGCGAACCACCGCATCGTCGTCGGCTCGACGGGCAACCTCGGGCTGTCGATCGGGATCCTGAGCGCTCGCCTCGGATTCGCCGCCTCGGTGCACATGTCCGCTGACGCCCGCGCCTGGAAGAAAGACCGGCTGCGCGATCACGGAGTCGACGTCATCGAACACGCCGGTGACTTCGTCGAAGCCGTCGAAGCCGGCCGAGCCTCAGCGGAAGCCGCCGAGAACACGCATTTCGTCGACGACGAGGACTCGGTGAGTCTCTTCGCCGGATACGCGGTGGCCGCACTGCGGCTCAGACGGCAGTTCGATGCCGCCGGAGTGACCATCGATGAGCAGAATCCGCTCACCGTCTATCTGCCGTGCGGAATCGGCGGCGGTCCCGGGGGAGTGACCTTCGGACTCAGACGCGTCTTCGGTGCTGCGGTGCGCTGTGTCTTCGTCGAACCGAGCCAGGCACCGGCGATGTTCCTCGGCGTGCGCACCGGTCGGCACAGCGACATCTGCGTTCAGGACATCGGACTGACCGGGGCCACCGCTGCCGACGGACTGGCGGTCGCCCGCCCGTCACGATTCATCGGACCGACGATCGGGCCGCTGATCTCCGGTTTCGCCGCCCTCCCCGACGAGGTCATCCGGGCCGGAGTCGGCGTGCTCTATGAGACCGAAGGCATCGATGTCGAGCCCTCGGCGACCGCTGGGCTGACCATTCCGTGGCGGATGGGCGACGCAGCGGCTGCGTCTCCGGCGGGCGTCCACCTGGTGTGGCTCACCGGTGGGGCGATGGTTCCCGACGATGAGCGGGCTGCCTACGTCGATGAAGGACGAGGGCTGCTGGAGAGGATCGGCGGTACCGCCTCGGCGATATTCGTCGACTGA
- a CDS encoding APC family permease has protein sequence MDDTTADDRSGTGTDPSAPEGTAASASGGSLRRTIGLSELVFFGLVFIGPAAAVGVFGTLDARSGGAVALVYIVATIVMAFTAVSYMRMSREVPRAGTVFAYASAGIGKPAGFVAGWMILLDYLFIPSVAYLFTGIALNSIFPALPVWVFVAVAVILTTGLNLAGVKVASRVITGVVLAEVAVLALVLVLGIAYLLQHGPTRGWMTPLTGVDAFSVTAVLAAVSVAVLSYLGFDSLATFSEEAKGGPRIVGRATLICLVLAGVFFVAQTWVGSLLSPLTPAQLQADPALGGAAYYSAVDSTLGPWLHWLLALAKAVGAAFSAMIGQAAGSRILMDMGRSRQVPKFLAEVAPKTGVPWKGILVAAAGNVIVAGWAATRADGLDQLTSIVNVGALTAFIFLQASVVGYFLVKKHGCEAPNWVNHGVVPVIGAGLLIAVLVSANPLALVIGSVWLVIGLAVFAVNNRRRIHG, from the coding sequence ATGGACGACACGACTGCCGACGACCGATCCGGAACCGGAACCGATCCGTCAGCGCCCGAGGGCACGGCCGCCTCGGCGAGTGGGGGGAGCCTGCGACGGACGATCGGCCTGAGCGAACTCGTCTTCTTCGGTCTCGTCTTCATCGGTCCGGCGGCCGCCGTCGGAGTGTTCGGCACTCTCGACGCCCGCTCGGGCGGGGCCGTGGCACTCGTCTACATCGTCGCGACGATCGTCATGGCCTTCACCGCGGTCAGCTATATGCGCATGTCTCGGGAGGTCCCCCGCGCGGGAACGGTGTTCGCCTACGCCTCGGCGGGAATCGGAAAGCCGGCCGGCTTCGTCGCCGGGTGGATGATCCTCCTCGACTATCTCTTCATCCCCTCGGTCGCCTATCTGTTCACCGGGATCGCCCTGAACTCGATCTTCCCCGCACTGCCCGTCTGGGTGTTCGTGGCCGTGGCCGTCATCCTCACCACCGGGCTCAATCTCGCCGGGGTCAAGGTCGCATCCCGCGTGATCACCGGGGTAGTCCTCGCCGAGGTGGCCGTCCTCGCCCTGGTCCTCGTCCTCGGCATCGCCTACCTTCTCCAGCATGGTCCGACGCGCGGGTGGATGACCCCATTGACCGGGGTGGATGCGTTCTCCGTGACCGCGGTGCTCGCGGCCGTGTCCGTGGCTGTCCTGTCATATCTCGGCTTCGATTCGCTGGCGACGTTCTCCGAGGAGGCCAAGGGCGGGCCGCGGATCGTCGGCCGGGCCACGCTCATCTGCCTCGTGCTCGCCGGTGTCTTCTTCGTCGCGCAGACCTGGGTGGGCAGTCTGCTCTCACCGCTGACCCCGGCGCAGCTGCAGGCCGATCCCGCGCTCGGAGGGGCCGCGTATTACAGCGCCGTCGACTCGACTCTGGGTCCGTGGCTGCACTGGCTGCTCGCCCTGGCCAAGGCCGTGGGCGCAGCGTTCTCCGCGATGATCGGCCAGGCCGCCGGCTCCCGGATCCTCATGGACATGGGACGGTCCCGGCAGGTGCCGAAATTCCTCGCCGAGGTGGCCCCGAAGACCGGTGTTCCGTGGAAGGGGATCCTCGTGGCCGCCGCCGGCAATGTCATCGTGGCAGGGTGGGCGGCGACCCGTGCCGATGGTCTCGACCAGCTGACCTCGATCGTCAACGTCGGGGCGCTGACGGCGTTCATCTTCCTTCAGGCCTCAGTGGTCGGATACTTCCTGGTGAAGAAGCACGGCTGCGAGGCCCCGAACTGGGTCAACCACGGGGTGGTCCCGGTCATCGGTGCCGGGCTGCTCATCGCGGTCCTCGTCAGCGCGAATCCTCTGGCCCTGGTCATCGGCAGCGTCTGGCTCGTCATCGGGCTTGCGGTCTTCGCGGTCAACAACCGGCGGCGAATCCACGGTTGA
- a CDS encoding LysR family transcriptional regulator, translated as MIDPRLHVLRVLAEVGTLTEAAHRLGYTPSAVSHQLRGLSKDLGVRVVEPRGRGLVLTRAGQLLLERSQELFARWEEIRGELDGLGSGLDTRNRRLRLCGFSTAAAALLPPTALTVMERFPGAEVTIIEADPEECFDLLVSDHADVAVVVATDPLPPRSDPRFEQSALLSDRLDLLVPVGHRLAEKASVPLSEAAEESWILDRSGSPYHRLVRTACAAAGFQPEQAHQSREWETGASLVSAGLGVALIPRLARLPDGFDVVRVPLRGDPVPSRKILSGIRRGSGAQPIIASALEVLREAAVSAARQGA; from the coding sequence ATGATCGATCCGCGTCTCCACGTCCTTCGGGTCCTTGCCGAAGTCGGCACCCTCACCGAGGCGGCACACCGCCTCGGGTACACTCCTTCGGCCGTATCGCACCAGCTCAGAGGCTTGTCCAAAGATCTCGGCGTGCGTGTCGTCGAACCGCGCGGCCGCGGTCTCGTCCTCACTCGCGCCGGTCAGCTCCTCCTCGAGCGTTCGCAGGAGCTCTTCGCCCGGTGGGAGGAGATCCGCGGTGAGCTCGACGGCCTCGGCTCCGGGCTCGACACGCGCAACAGGCGGCTTCGTCTGTGCGGGTTCTCCACTGCAGCAGCAGCCCTGCTGCCACCGACCGCCCTGACGGTGATGGAGCGGTTCCCGGGTGCCGAAGTCACGATCATCGAAGCCGATCCCGAAGAGTGCTTCGATCTTCTCGTCTCCGACCACGCCGACGTCGCCGTGGTCGTGGCCACCGACCCGCTGCCGCCGCGCAGCGATCCTCGATTCGAGCAGTCCGCACTGTTGAGCGATCGTCTCGATCTGCTGGTTCCCGTCGGGCATCGTCTGGCCGAGAAGGCGTCGGTGCCGTTGAGTGAGGCCGCCGAGGAGTCCTGGATCCTCGATCGGTCGGGTTCGCCGTATCACCGTCTGGTGCGCACGGCGTGTGCGGCGGCCGGCTTCCAACCGGAGCAGGCCCATCAGTCACGGGAGTGGGAGACGGGTGCGTCGTTGGTCTCGGCGGGACTCGGGGTCGCGCTCATTCCTCGTCTGGCCCGCCTGCCCGATGGCTTCGATGTGGTTCGGGTGCCGCTGCGCGGTGATCCGGTGCCGTCGCGGAAGATCCTCTCCGGCATTCGCCGCGGTTCGGGCGCTCAGCCGATCATCGCCTCGGCGTTGGAGGTCCTCCGGGAGGCTGCTGTATCTGCGGCCCGCCAGGGGGCCTGA
- a CDS encoding aromatic ring-hydroxylating oxygenase subunit alpha, whose amino-acid sequence MTLAPEQKRTNSSTSGPAGSGAVAGSGGHGRTDIDRLIDERVPGYSLAAPFYISPEFFERDIEAIFASTWIFVASTAEVPEAGDYLTIDIGTYSVIVIRDDDGEIRAHHNVCRHRGTRLLNDLSGSVGNIVCGYHQWTYTPAGELISAGVQAPGFDRTCFSLRSVNVRVIGGLIFICLSPTPPDDIDEVAAVIEPYLAGHDIAGTKVAAQSDLIEDSNWKLVMENNRECYHCEAGHPELTCTFFPTYGYAPDEIPKRLQPAYQRYLDAEEQLRADCDRNGLPYALVEELSGRPTGFRIERAALDGRGESYTMDGSAASAKLLGELDTFVLGRASLHVQPNMWFHAMGDHVVTFSLLPLAEDKTLVRTTWLVHADAEEGVDYDLDNLTKVWIKTNEQDATFCERGHLGISSPAYEPGPYAPTESQVDDFVTWYIERLQAHKELNAHKEKGARR is encoded by the coding sequence ATGACTCTGGCACCAGAGCAGAAGAGGACCAATTCCAGTACGAGCGGACCCGCCGGATCGGGTGCGGTCGCTGGATCGGGCGGGCACGGCAGGACCGACATCGACCGACTCATCGACGAACGCGTACCCGGCTACTCGTTGGCGGCACCGTTCTACATCAGCCCGGAGTTCTTCGAGCGCGACATCGAGGCGATCTTCGCCTCGACCTGGATCTTCGTCGCCTCCACCGCCGAAGTGCCCGAAGCCGGCGACTACCTCACGATCGACATCGGCACCTACTCGGTCATCGTCATCCGCGATGACGATGGCGAGATCCGCGCCCACCACAATGTCTGCCGGCACCGGGGCACCCGACTGCTCAACGACCTGTCCGGGTCGGTGGGCAACATCGTGTGCGGCTACCACCAGTGGACGTACACTCCCGCAGGCGAGCTCATCTCCGCGGGCGTCCAAGCTCCCGGTTTCGATCGGACCTGTTTCTCGCTGCGCTCGGTGAACGTGCGCGTCATCGGCGGGCTGATCTTCATCTGCCTCAGCCCCACCCCGCCGGACGACATCGACGAGGTGGCCGCCGTCATCGAACCGTATCTGGCAGGGCATGACATCGCCGGGACGAAGGTGGCTGCGCAGAGTGACCTCATCGAGGACTCGAACTGGAAGCTCGTCATGGAGAACAACCGCGAGTGCTACCACTGCGAAGCCGGTCACCCGGAGCTGACCTGCACATTCTTCCCCACGTACGGCTACGCACCCGACGAGATTCCCAAGCGTCTGCAGCCGGCTTACCAGCGTTACCTCGACGCCGAGGAGCAGCTGCGTGCCGACTGCGACCGCAACGGCCTGCCTTATGCCCTCGTCGAGGAACTGAGCGGACGGCCGACGGGGTTCCGAATCGAACGGGCCGCCCTCGATGGGCGGGGTGAGTCGTACACGATGGACGGTTCGGCCGCCTCGGCGAAATTGTTGGGCGAGCTCGACACCTTCGTTCTGGGCCGGGCCTCGCTGCACGTGCAGCCGAACATGTGGTTCCACGCGATGGGCGACCATGTGGTGACGTTCAGCCTGCTGCCGCTGGCCGAGGACAAGACGCTGGTGCGCACGACCTGGCTCGTCCACGCCGATGCGGAAGAAGGCGTCGACTACGACCTCGACAACCTCACAAAGGTGTGGATCAAGACGAACGAACAGGACGCGACCTTCTGCGAACGCGGACATCTGGGCATCTCGTCGCCGGCGTATGAACCCGGCCCCTACGCACCGACCGAATCGCAGGTCGACGACTTCGTCACCTGGTACATCGAACGGCTCCAGGCACACAAGGAGCTCAACGCCCACAAGGAGAAGGGAGCGCGGCGATGA
- a CDS encoding hybrid-cluster NAD(P)-dependent oxidoreductase, whose amino-acid sequence MRYRHSTLASRLVDAAAAAVTATGDPATPSPTGKATFRVPARTGRAWAEWPAQTSAAAGAAWPAQATMAAPAAPSTYPAATTPGVPPAPTGQLAVVEEPLDPELLTGPVEVTGITQVTHDVKTFELRAGWMSAVDFAPGQYVTMRIPELGLERCYSISSAPFGTNIFTITVKREPEGAVSTHLHDNVQVGDRLHVDGPYGLFSTSFHQAERHLFLSAGSGITPIMSMVRNLLARQGGFGTDIVFVHSASTPEDIIFRAELEQLAEVAGVSVTILCSRDTEAETWTGRHGRIDAATLAEVVPDAADRETFVCGPGPYMDAVRPLLAEAGVSQARTHEESFVFATSPADRLARAGARAKAAGAGAVGVTGVSHAVEFTVSGRVVDCDESTTVLDSALDAGLSVPSSCSEGACGTCKSVLVSGEVEMKHAGGIRTKEIAAGKFLPCCSTPLTDLVVER is encoded by the coding sequence ATGAGATACCGTCACTCGACGCTGGCCTCCAGGCTCGTCGACGCGGCAGCTGCGGCAGTCACTGCGACAGGAGATCCGGCGACTCCGTCTCCGACAGGCAAGGCGACTTTCCGTGTGCCCGCGAGGACCGGGCGGGCCTGGGCCGAGTGGCCTGCCCAGACGAGCGCGGCCGCCGGGGCCGCCTGGCCCGCTCAAGCGACCATGGCTGCTCCGGCCGCCCCGTCCACGTATCCGGCTGCGACCACCCCGGGCGTCCCGCCTGCCCCGACCGGGCAACTTGCCGTCGTGGAGGAGCCGCTCGACCCGGAACTGCTCACCGGACCCGTCGAGGTCACCGGAATCACGCAGGTCACCCACGACGTGAAGACCTTCGAGCTGCGGGCAGGGTGGATGTCCGCCGTCGACTTCGCGCCGGGCCAGTACGTGACGATGCGCATCCCCGAGCTCGGACTCGAGCGCTGCTATTCGATCTCCTCGGCGCCCTTCGGCACGAACATCTTCACCATCACGGTCAAGCGCGAGCCCGAGGGAGCGGTGTCGACCCATCTGCATGACAATGTTCAGGTCGGCGATCGGCTCCACGTGGACGGGCCCTACGGGCTCTTCAGCACGAGCTTCCATCAGGCCGAACGCCACCTCTTCCTCTCCGCCGGCTCCGGGATCACCCCGATCATGTCGATGGTGCGCAACCTGCTTGCCCGACAGGGCGGTTTCGGCACCGACATCGTGTTCGTCCACAGCGCCTCGACGCCGGAAGACATCATCTTCCGTGCCGAGCTCGAACAGCTCGCCGAGGTCGCCGGGGTCAGCGTGACCATCCTCTGCTCCCGGGACACTGAGGCGGAGACCTGGACCGGCCGTCACGGTCGGATCGATGCGGCCACCCTCGCCGAGGTGGTCCCCGACGCGGCCGATCGCGAAACCTTCGTCTGCGGCCCCGGTCCGTACATGGACGCGGTGCGTCCCCTGCTCGCCGAGGCGGGGGTGTCGCAGGCTCGGACGCATGAGGAGTCGTTCGTCTTCGCCACCTCGCCTGCCGATCGTCTGGCCAGGGCCGGGGCGAGGGCGAAGGCCGCAGGAGCCGGCGCCGTTGGAGTCACCGGTGTGAGCCATGCGGTCGAGTTCACGGTCTCCGGGCGCGTGGTCGACTGCGATGAGTCCACAACCGTCCTCGACTCGGCTCTGGACGCTGGACTGTCGGTGCCCTCCTCCTGCTCGGAAGGCGCCTGCGGGACCTGTAAGTCCGTCCTCGTCAGCGGGGAGGTCGAGATGAAGCATGCCGGTGGGATCCGGACGAAGGAGATCGCCGCCGGGAAGTTCCTGCCCTGCTGCTCGACCCCGTTGACCGACCTCGTCGTCGAACGGTGA
- a CDS encoding class I SAM-dependent methyltransferase, protein MDADIWSSASLADRFADDVYASAKGYVRTYVLHHHLLERLPPPPAPVLDVGGGAGHQSFPLAEAGYDVTLLDSSTAMLEKARQRLPQLSAQARRRVTLVLADGEKAEDAMNGRRFAAVLCHGVLGYLEPEPLIEQLCRCTRAGGVVSIMAGNAATMAVRPALERRWDDALASFDETSGDIKELGVHGQSHTVDEVSEHLRGHGVEPLGWYGTWLWVDQLEFSGVDLASIDSRELSAMAEVELEASRRDPYRQLSRTFHVLGRKGPAGQR, encoded by the coding sequence ATGGATGCTGACATCTGGTCCAGCGCCAGCTTGGCCGACCGCTTTGCCGATGACGTCTACGCTTCAGCCAAGGGGTACGTGCGCACCTATGTGCTGCACCATCACCTGCTGGAGCGGCTGCCGCCGCCACCGGCACCCGTGCTCGACGTGGGCGGCGGTGCCGGTCACCAGTCCTTTCCGCTGGCCGAGGCCGGTTATGACGTGACACTGCTCGACTCCTCGACGGCGATGCTGGAGAAGGCCAGACAGCGGCTCCCGCAGCTGTCCGCTCAAGCCCGACGACGGGTGACACTCGTGCTGGCGGACGGGGAGAAGGCCGAGGATGCGATGAACGGCCGGCGTTTCGCCGCCGTCCTGTGCCATGGCGTACTCGGCTATCTTGAGCCGGAACCCCTGATCGAACAGCTGTGTCGGTGCACTCGGGCCGGTGGTGTGGTCTCGATCATGGCAGGAAACGCCGCGACGATGGCGGTGCGCCCGGCCCTGGAACGACGGTGGGACGATGCGTTGGCCTCGTTCGATGAGACTTCGGGGGACATCAAGGAGTTGGGCGTCCACGGCCAGTCCCACACCGTGGATGAGGTCAGCGAACACCTGCGCGGTCACGGGGTCGAACCACTCGGTTGGTACGGGACGTGGCTGTGGGTCGATCAGCTCGAGTTCAGCGGAGTCGACCTGGCATCGATCGATTCCAGAGAACTGTCGGCGATGGCCGAGGTCGAACTCGAAGCGAGTCGCCGAGACCCCTACCGCCAACTCAGTCGCACCTTTCATGTCCTCGGGCGCAAAGGCCCCGCTGGCCAGCGGTGA
- a CDS encoding DUF2306 domain-containing protein: MNKDVAVSESSARSRNPFAWILLVLALGFGIAITFPYWNLDITESRLTVGSELQYSVLIVHICTAAVALVLGPLQFMPRLRAHRRIHRAIGRSYLLAGVLPAAVSAVPVALWSGRIITQIGLTTAAVLWLITGVLAYRAAVRRDFAAHRAWMIRNYALALLAVTARILTPVLLLVQILVSGAEPDVIREQVDSMIPVGQTVGWIVNLIVAEIVVIRRSPKPVFAEG, encoded by the coding sequence ATGAATAAGGATGTCGCCGTCTCAGAATCTTCCGCACGCAGCAGGAATCCCTTCGCGTGGATCCTACTGGTCCTGGCGCTGGGCTTCGGCATCGCCATCACCTTCCCCTATTGGAACCTCGACATCACGGAGAGTCGCCTCACGGTCGGCAGCGAGCTGCAGTATTCGGTGCTCATCGTTCACATCTGCACGGCCGCCGTGGCTCTGGTCCTCGGTCCTCTGCAGTTCATGCCCCGACTGCGGGCCCACCGGCGGATCCACAGGGCCATCGGCCGGAGCTATCTCCTCGCAGGGGTGCTGCCCGCAGCGGTGAGCGCGGTCCCGGTCGCCCTGTGGTCGGGGCGCATCATCACCCAGATCGGACTGACCACCGCCGCAGTGCTCTGGCTGATCACGGGCGTTCTGGCATACAGAGCCGCCGTCCGTCGTGACTTCGCCGCCCACCGGGCGTGGATGATCCGCAACTATGCGCTCGCTCTCCTCGCGGTCACTGCGCGCATCCTCACTCCCGTGCTGCTGCTGGTTCAGATTCTCGTGAGCGGAGCCGAACCCGATGTGATCAGGGAGCAGGTGGACTCGATGATTCCGGTCGGTCAGACAGTGGGATGGATCGTCAACCTCATCGTGGCCGAGATCGTGGTCATCAGGAGGTCGCCGAAGCCGGTCTTCGCCGAAGGCTAG
- a CDS encoding ABC transporter substrate-binding protein has product MARRFAAVTAALCACLLVLVGCGSGGEKTARPGGDLVFARAADATTLLPPTTTQNEDIWTLQQVYETLTLNKPDGSGVEPGLATDWEESKDKMSWTFHLREGVKFHSGKTLDADDVVFSLNYARDQEDENNLWAAEFDPIRDVKKVDDKTVRIDLKQPWGPLPSYMALFAASIYPDDFGGHDAEYMAAHADGTGPFEVGRWNKGQSLELVKNPDYWEKGVPSLDSVTFNVVADDNTRRLQLQGGQADINQEPAPLSMSQLSRSQDINAQAFTSTKILYFNLNNKEKGLDDPKLRRAMSYAVDRKSIVEVVYAGYAEPATSFISPGLAGHSDEVDSSQFDMEKAKELVKESDHPEGIDITIQIPSGVADRELLAQIAQQAWQDIGLTVHVQKLDDATLTTNRTNGDFQVQVSYATSDVSDTSQMINFLAVTDDSGIRSGYANPKVEKWAEEAVAEEDPEKQNELYAQIQQQVAEEAPIVPIAYQRALYGMSRDVVDFQPYVLGTYGLKEAKLKH; this is encoded by the coding sequence ATGGCCAGAAGATTCGCAGCAGTGACTGCAGCGCTCTGTGCCTGCCTCCTGGTCCTCGTAGGGTGCGGTTCGGGAGGGGAGAAGACCGCTCGTCCCGGAGGCGATCTCGTCTTCGCTCGCGCCGCCGATGCCACTACTCTTCTGCCGCCGACGACGACCCAGAACGAAGACATCTGGACGCTGCAGCAGGTCTATGAGACTCTCACCCTCAACAAACCCGACGGGTCCGGGGTCGAACCGGGTCTGGCAACCGATTGGGAGGAATCCAAGGACAAGATGTCCTGGACTTTTCACCTGCGCGAGGGAGTGAAGTTCCACAGCGGCAAGACGCTCGATGCCGACGATGTCGTCTTCTCCCTCAACTATGCCCGCGATCAGGAGGATGAGAACAACCTCTGGGCGGCCGAGTTCGATCCGATCAGAGACGTGAAGAAGGTCGACGACAAGACGGTGCGCATCGACTTGAAGCAGCCATGGGGTCCTCTGCCGAGCTATATGGCGCTGTTCGCCGCATCGATCTATCCCGATGACTTCGGCGGACACGACGCCGAGTACATGGCCGCACATGCCGACGGAACAGGGCCGTTCGAGGTCGGCAGATGGAATAAGGGGCAGAGTCTCGAACTGGTGAAGAACCCGGACTACTGGGAGAAGGGCGTTCCCTCACTGGATTCCGTGACCTTCAACGTCGTCGCCGATGACAACACTCGTCGTCTGCAGCTGCAGGGAGGCCAGGCCGATATCAATCAGGAACCTGCACCGTTGAGCATGAGTCAGCTCTCGCGCTCCCAGGACATCAACGCCCAGGCATTCACTTCGACGAAGATCCTCTACTTCAACCTCAACAATAAGGAGAAGGGACTCGACGATCCCAAGCTGCGACGCGCCATGTCATACGCGGTCGACAGGAAGTCCATCGTCGAGGTTGTGTACGCCGGCTATGCCGAGCCCGCGACCTCGTTCATCTCCCCCGGCCTCGCGGGTCATTCGGACGAGGTCGACAGCAGCCAGTTCGACATGGAGAAAGCCAAAGAACTGGTCAAGGAGTCCGATCATCCCGAAGGCATCGACATCACCATCCAGATCCCCTCGGGAGTCGCTGATCGTGAGCTGCTCGCGCAGATCGCCCAACAGGCGTGGCAGGACATCGGGCTGACCGTCCACGTCCAAAAGCTCGACGATGCGACACTGACGACGAACCGGACGAACGGTGACTTCCAAGTCCAGGTCAGCTATGCGACTTCCGATGTCTCCGACACCTCACAGATGATCAATTTCCTCGCCGTCACCGACGACTCCGGAATCCGCTCCGGCTATGCGAATCCCAAGGTGGAGAAGTGGGCGGAGGAGGCCGTGGCCGAAGAGGATCCGGAGAAGCAGAACGAGCTCTACGCCCAGATCCAGCAGCAGGTCGCCGAGGAGGCACCGATCGTTCCGATCGCCTACCAGCGAGCGCTGTACGGGATGAGCAGGGACGTCGTGGATTTCCAGCCCTATGTCCTCGGCACCTACGGGCTGAAGGAGGCGAAGCTCAAACACTGA